The window ACCCAAAGTAATTAGTAACTACAATACAAGTAGTGAATTGAACGGTGTTTGTAAGTGTTTTAAGTATCATAAAATTACCCATTAATGTTTATCCATATAACATTGAAAACTGAATCAACTCGGTGGATTGTTAGACTTTCAACGATAAGCAAATGATATTTCTTCAACTCTTTGGCTGATTTTGATGTCGATTTAGTTTAAATCTAATTCAGCTGTAAGAAGAAAAAGGGAGTGATCAGGAAAATAATCTCTTGTATTTTTTACATTACTTTGACCAAAACCTAGTTCCATTGGTTAGGTACTTAGTTGATTTTTCTTTTATCGTTCAAAGCCACTTGCTAGAATTTAAAATTAGGCTTGCTGCCAAATCGCTCGTAGTATTTTTTTGAAAAATAGGAAGAATGTTTAAATCCAACCTCGAGAACAAGTTGTTTTAAGGAGTGAACCTGCCTATTTTCTAGGAGCATTTTAGCTTTCTGTAATTTAACTTCTGTTATAAGTTCATTAGGGGATAAACCTGTTTCACTTTTTATTTTTCTAAATAAAGAACTTGATGAAAGATTAAAATGCTCGGCAAGATCAGTTTGATTAATTTTACTTTTCCCGGATTGTTCAAAAATATATGCCTGTAATTTATCAATCCAATTGTTAGAATCATTTTGGGAGGGGTCTATTTTTTCCTCCAGTTGATACCTTGTACGTTTGTTGTTATTTATTAATGCATTATTTATCCGTATGATCAATTCTTCCTCTTCAAAAGGTTTAAGTAAATAATCGTCGATACCAAGTCTTAAAGTAGATAATTTGATTTGGTTATCTGCCCTCGCAGTAAGCATCAAAATTGGAGCAGAATGTTGTAGGGATTTAAGTTTTGAAATGAATTCTAATCCATTCATATTTGGCATCATATAATCTGTAATGATAAAATCTACGGCTTGACTCTTTATTATTTTCAAGGCTTCATGGCCATCCCCGGCTTCTAGGCATTCGTATTTACATAGTAAATCTTTAAGGTAGAGTCGCATATCATAAGCATCATCGACCAATAAAATTTTAACTTTTTTATTAGTAGAAGAAAAACGTTCCAATAGCTCAAGTTTGCTTATTTCGCTATTTTTAACACGATCTCTTTCCTTGATTTTCTCAACCTTAGGAAGGTGTATAACAAAAGTGCTCCCAACTGAAGGTTTGCTGGAAACCCTAATTGTTCCTCCAATTTTTGTAATTATCTCTTTGGTGAAAGCCAGTCCAACACCACTTCCACCTGATTTATTGAAAGAGTTGTTTGATTGATAAAATCGATTAAATATTAATTCTAAATCATTCTTTTCTATACCTATGCCATCATCCTCCACACCAATGATTATTGAGGTTTGGTTTTCCTTTAAGAATAGGGTCACTTTCCCTTTCTTTTCCGTATATTTTAAGGCATTCAATAGAATGTTATTAAGTGCCCGTTCCAGATATAGCTTATCACCCAAAACGAATTTTGGTGAGGTACTTGTATTTACCTTGAATGTTATTTGCTTTTGCTTAAATAAAGGTTCAAAAGAAGTAGCTATTTTCTTCAATAAATCAGTCAAGTTTATGGGATGTAAGCTCATGCTGAAATTGGTATCCTGCATTTTGGCTAAATCGATTACATCATCTACTAATTTTTTTATTTTATCAGCTTGGTTATTGAGCTGGGTCACGACGGACTGTATTTGAGCATCATTTAATTCGGAGTTGTATTTTTTAAGTTTATTGATTTGACCTTTGATAAGTGTCAAAGGGGTACGGACCTCATGAGAGACATTGATAAAAAATTGCGACTGCTGCTCGTTAATATCGGCTATATTTTTTCGCTCTTTTTCTAAAGCAATTTCACTTTTAAGATTTTCTTGTTTGAAATAGTAAACCAAAACAAATACAATTGCGAAAACCATGAAGATGAAACGATCAGGGCCGAAATAATTTTGTGGATAATGGAGAAAAAAAATATTGGGTATTATAAAAAGAACAAGGGACAATACAAATGAGGAAAAAATATAAAAACGATTGTTGGTAAACAAGAGTACAAAGGCAGGAGCTAAAAGGTATCCGGCTTCTAACATTTTACCTGATATAATGAAATTGGAGAACATAAAATTGCTAAAGTAAACCAAGAAAAAAAATAGGGCAATTGCCATTTTATTTCGGCTTATCCACTGAAGGTACAATACAAGTGAAATGCCTGCAAAATTGGCTAGATGGGTAAAGATATAAACAGGTGGCTTATTGGGTTCAAAAATTTCAGCAATAATTGAAGCCATTTCGATTAATATCCAAAATCCACAAAAGATATTCAAGAGCTTTATTTGCTTTTGTTTTTCTCTAGGTTTGTCAGGATCAAACCCGATCAATGAGATTGCTTTATAAAGGTTTAACCAATGTTGTCGAATTGTATTCAATTGAATTTAGGTGTTGAGTTATTGACCATTTTCCATTTAAAAATAGTTATTATAAAATTTTTCCAACCGGTTTGATCGCAATAAATCAATACCAAACCTCCTCAAAGGTTAATTTGACCGGTTGATTACCCAAATTGACCTGTTAGTGATTCAGTTTGATTGATTTTTGACCTTTACCTGATTTACTTTTAGGTACGTTATTCCCATTATACTGCTTATATATACCTAATAATATTTGGTTAAAAATTAGAAAGGAGGGTTAATAGTTCTCTTTTGTCTTGAATGTCTTTATTAAAACAATTACCATGAAAACTCAACTTATTCTCATTGTATTAATAGTATTCTCTTGTTCTTTTTCTTTGGCACAGACTTCTGCTGAAATGGCTGATATAGCAATACAAGGTATTGCAAGAGATGACAATAATACGGCAAAAGCAAATGCCCAAATTTCCCTTACTTTCGAGTTTTATTATTTAGATAAAAATAATGGAAATGCTAAAGTTGAAGTTGGGGCTCCAGAAACAGTAATTCTAAATACCGATGCTTTTGGTGTATTTTCCCATGTTATAAGCCCTGCTGCTACCAATAATTCCATATTTGCTAATCAGCAAATCTATTTAAAAATTACAGAGGGGAATGTTCTTGTGTCAGAGGAAAAATTAAAACACGTTCCTTATGCAATATCAGCTAATAACGGGGTGCCGACCGGAGCTATCATGCCTTTTGTTGGGTCTACAGCTCCAATTGGTTGGGTGCTGTGCGATGGACAATCCTTAACAAATATCAATGGGGCTGAAAATCTCATTGCTTTATTGGGGAGTACCAATGCACCAGATTTGAGGGCTATGTTTTTAAGAGGGGTAGGAGTCAACGCTGATGCCCAGTTTGCCGATAATAGAAGGGATGGTGGCGTAAATTCCACACAGCAAGATTCCAACATGGCGCACAACCACAGCGTGGATTTAACTACTTCTAATAATGGTGAACACTCACATCCCTTAATGTTAATGAACAGGAGGTTTGTTAATGATGGTAATAGCGGTTCAACAGCGTTTAATATACAAGCCCAGGATGGAGGGGTATCGACAGTAACAACCGATTTAAGTGGGATACATACCCATGCTGTTTCCGGAAATACGTCTTCTGAAGGAACTGAATCTCGTCCTATAAACTATGGGGTGAACTACATCATCAAATTATAATTTCAGGGGGATGAGAAAATTATTTCTTACACTGATATCGAGTATGTTGGTTTCCTTCCTTTATGCACAACAGGAGGAAGGAGCCAAGGAAGTTACTGTCTCACAAGCCATACAAAATGAAGGTTTTACAATTCAGGTTGGGCTGCCTTTTTTAGGAACATCCAATAACACCACTCCGACAGATTTACGTTTTCCATGGGATGTACTTTACCTGTATGGTACTTTTGCAGAAGAATCTTTTAGTGTTTCCAAAGGTTATTTTGGTGATAAGGTTTTGATAGAATGGCGACTTAGAAATAATATTAATAACATTACAAACATCAAAATTTTACGTAGAGAACTTGGAAGTAATGAAAATTTTCAACCAATAGCTGATATTACCCCACAGCCCTCCGGTACCTATGAAGACAAGTACGTGGATGGAGGAAAACTGTATGAATATAAAGTGTTGGCTGAAAATGTAATGGAGAATGAAGAGCTTTTTACCAATTATATCACAGGTATAGGGTTTAGAAATCCTACTGCGGTCATTACCGGAAATGTTAATTTTGAAGGTGGAAATCCGGTGAAAAACGTAACGGTAGTTGCCGAATCGAGTGGGAGTTCCATAAGCTATGGGAGTAGTTTGAAAATCCCTTCTAACGCTAAGCTTGAGATCAATAAATTAAATAAACCAATTGATTCGTTGGCTACTTTACAGGCTTGGGTAAAACCGGACATCAATAGTCCTTATACTGATGATAATGGGAGCCCGATCAGGCTGTTTAGACTAACTGAGGCAAACGGTAATAACATAGATATTAATGTCAGAGTAAAAATATTGGCAAACGAATTGGAAGTTAGAATAAAAGAGAGTTTGTTCCTTATCAAAAATGTATTTCCTTCTGGAGATATCGATGCCCGAGGTGATGATATTATGGTCCCTGTAGCTAATTTCAATGATTACTTTACTCATTTTT of the Cyclobacterium marinum DSM 745 genome contains:
- a CDS encoding hybrid sensor histidine kinase/response regulator transcription factor; amino-acid sequence: MNTIRQHWLNLYKAISLIGFDPDKPREKQKQIKLLNIFCGFWILIEMASIIAEIFEPNKPPVYIFTHLANFAGISLVLYLQWISRNKMAIALFFFLVYFSNFMFSNFIISGKMLEAGYLLAPAFVLLFTNNRFYIFSSFVLSLVLFIIPNIFFLHYPQNYFGPDRFIFMVFAIVFVLVYYFKQENLKSEIALEKERKNIADINEQQSQFFINVSHEVRTPLTLIKGQINKLKKYNSELNDAQIQSVVTQLNNQADKIKKLVDDVIDLAKMQDTNFSMSLHPINLTDLLKKIATSFEPLFKQKQITFKVNTSTSPKFVLGDKLYLERALNNILLNALKYTEKKGKVTLFLKENQTSIIIGVEDDGIGIEKNDLELIFNRFYQSNNSFNKSGGSGVGLAFTKEIITKIGGTIRVSSKPSVGSTFVIHLPKVEKIKERDRVKNSEISKLELLERFSSTNKKVKILLVDDAYDMRLYLKDLLCKYECLEAGDGHEALKIIKSQAVDFIITDYMMPNMNGLEFISKLKSLQHSAPILMLTARADNQIKLSTLRLGIDDYLLKPFEEEELIIRINNALINNNKRTRYQLEEKIDPSQNDSNNWIDKLQAYIFEQSGKSKINQTDLAEHFNLSSSSLFRKIKSETGLSPNELITEVKLQKAKMLLENRQVHSLKQLVLEVGFKHSSYFSKKYYERFGSKPNFKF
- a CDS encoding tail fiber protein, whose translation is MKTQLILIVLIVFSCSFSLAQTSAEMADIAIQGIARDDNNTAKANAQISLTFEFYYLDKNNGNAKVEVGAPETVILNTDAFGVFSHVISPAATNNSIFANQQIYLKITEGNVLVSEEKLKHVPYAISANNGVPTGAIMPFVGSTAPIGWVLCDGQSLTNINGAENLIALLGSTNAPDLRAMFLRGVGVNADAQFADNRRDGGVNSTQQDSNMAHNHSVDLTTSNNGEHSHPLMLMNRRFVNDGNSGSTAFNIQAQDGGVSTVTTDLSGIHTHAVSGNTSSEGTESRPINYGVNYIIKL